The genomic interval ATTGCTCTCCCACGGGTACCACCCCCGGCTGGCAGCGCGGCATACAACGACCCGCTCAACCACCCCCCGTCGTTCTTGATGACGGGCTCACAGGATCGCACGATCAAGCGTTGGGACACCGGCAAGCTACCACCGCTTAAGGGCGAAAAGGCACACTCCCCCAAAGCGGTCTACACGCGCAAGGCACACGAGAAGGACATCAACGCTATCGACATTGACTCCGCGTCTGCGCTGTTTGCTTCCGCGTCTCAGGATCGTACCGTCAAGATTTGGTCTGTCGAGGAAGGCTCCGCGGTGGGAATTCTCCGTGGCCACAAGCGAGGTGTCTGGTCTATACGATTTGCACCTCCAAAGACGCCGGTGATTTCTTCAGAGACTGGAACCAGCACCAATCGCGGCTTGGCCGTCACCGCTTCGGGCGACAAGACCGTCAAGCTGTGGAGCTTGTCAGACTACAGTTGTATTCTCACCTTCGAAGGCCATACGAACAGCGTCCTCAAAGTGCTCTGGCTCCCGCCTCCGCAAGTTTCTACCAACAAGGACGGAGAGGAGAACcaggatgacgacgacgacgaagaagcggcgacggcctcgacgcACAAATCAGCTGCGCAAACCCGGCCGCTCATCGCCTCCGCTGCGGCAGAcggcctggtcaagatcTGGTCGCCATACACGGGCGAGCTCGAAACCACCCTGGACAACCACACCGACCGCGTCTGGGCCCTGGCCAGCCCTACGCCGTCCGGATCCCGATCAGACGTCAAGCCTACCTCCTCGAAAGTCAACACAACCCCCTACGCCCTGGTTTCCGGGTCCGCCGACTCCACTGTTACCTTCTGGTCTGATACGACCTCCGCAACCTACACTGCCACCGTGAACGCCAGCGCCGAGCGCGTCGAGCaagaccagcagctccagaACTACGTGCGCGCCGGCCAGTACCGCGAAGCCATCACGCTCGCGCTGCAACTTAACCACCCCGCCCGGCTCCTCTCGCTCTTCACGGCTGCCGTCAATGCCGCGGAGGACCCGACCCTCCCCGCCGAGGACCGCGCCCGCGCCGCCAACAGCCTGACGGGCAACCCGTCCATCGACGAGGTGCTGCAATCCCTTGACGCCGCCAACCTCCgctcgctgctgctccgcCTGCGCGACTGGAACACCAACGCGCGCACCTCCCGCGTGGCGCAGCGCATCCTCTTCGCCCTGTTCCGCTCGTACCCGGCCTCGACGttcgtcgagctggccgCGCAGTCTGTGAGAGGCAAGAATGGTCGTGCCGCTGCGGGCCTGAAGGATATTTTGCAGGCTCTGTCGGCGTATACGGAGAGGCATTATCGGCGTGTGgaggagctcgtcgacgacagTTTCCTTGTTGAGTGGGTGCTCGGCGAGAtggatggcggtgttgggTTGGGCGCGTTGACGAATGGTGTGAATGGGGACTCGGAGGAGGCCCATGAGAAGGATGTGGTCATGCTGGAAGCATAGATGGGAGTCCGttgtttcttctgtttctgctgTAGATTAATTGGTTTGGCGCTTTGTTTTGTGTCTTCGAGGGAGTATGTATGGGATTTCCAAAAGCATTTGTTTTCTTTTGGCTCTCAGCCTTGCAGATAGAATTGAATGAATATATATCATGATTTCAGTCTATTCCTCCAGGGGTATCTATTGTATTTTCAAGGGGATTCATTGTACATTCGTTCCACGCCAGAAAGATAGTATTTAGTCGTCTCGCCGACTGCGACGAGAGTCACGGTCACGATCACGATCCCGGTCACGGTCACGCCGAGACTTGCTGGATCGATCATCACCGTGTCGTTGGCTGCGGTCTGTGTCTCTGTCTCGCTCCCTCTCCCTATCACGATCGCGGCCGGAGTCTCTCCGCCGGTCCCGGTCATCATCGCGGTCCCTCCGTCTGTCCCGATCACGACGAGACCGGTCTTCTCtgccgccatcatcatcataccGTGATCGTCGAGACGAAGACTGGCGCCCACTAGACAAGCTGCGGTCCCGGCGTGACGAGCCATTCCTCCTCCCATGCCGCTCCTCATGGTCGTCGTCATAGTCGCGCCGACGATACTCGCGATCCCTGTCTTTGTCGCGGCCGCTCTTCTCCAGATTGCGATCACGGCGTTCACGCCAGTCATCCTCCGTGGTGGGTTTCGATTTTGCCTCTTTCTGCATGGCGGCCAGTTCCTCCTCGGTGATGTGCTCGCCGGTCTTGCGGTTGCGCATCATAATCGGCATATAGACACCTTCCGTATTCCCGCCCTCTGCATCTGCGTCTCCCTGCTTTCTCGATGCCTTCCGCATCGCCGACTTCCCCCACGCGCCGAGTTCAGCCTCAGCGCCTTTCCCGCCCGATGCATCCTTGGCTCCAATTCCCAAAAACCCGGGCCGCCGCTCTGGGACGCGCGGCTTGTTCGCTCGATCCCGGTCCGCAGTTGCAGATGTGCCGTACTGGCCTCGTCCAATGGCCTGGCCGTCTTTCCAGCCCATTCCTCGCAAGAGCGCGGCTCCAAATTGCTCCACGGGGATAGTGTCGTAGGCATCTAGTGTCGCGGAATCAGGTCGCGATGCAACATCTGTGCGGAAAGAGCTCGCCTCGTCATAGCGTCCatgctcctcttcttcgtcatcttcctcctgcgcTTTCTGCTGGGACTCGATCACGAGGTCCGTTCGTCGCTCTGGTGCCTCCCCCTTGCTCTCGCTGATCAGAGCTTGTAGTGCTTTCTGATCATCCGTGAGCGGCTTGCTCTCCTCAATGGGAGGAGGGAGTATGGGCTTCGCATCTGGCATGGCTTGGTCTTCGACCGCTGAATCACCACCACTCTCTGCGGGTTTCTGTGCTGCAAAGCTCAGACCAAACGCCATACTCGGCCCCTCTGTCTCGACTGCAGCACCGCCATTGCCTCCAGGGGCTTGTCCATTTCTCTCTGCTTCCTGCATAGCCTGGACCTCGCGCGGCAGGAGGTtcttcttgcttttcttcgtGTTGACGCCGGGCCGGTCGCGCCAGTTATTCTTGCTGGCAACAGGGATGACCAGCGGCTCGTTGTCTTTCTTGACTGCCTGTCCGTCGGCCGCCAGGACACCGCCGGTGTGCGTGTCGAAGCCGGCGATTTCTTCGTGGACAGGCGCGctgtcgtcttcgtcggaggagtcgccgccatggccgagcTTGTGCGGCCGTCGAGCGAGGGAGCGGCTTCCTGGTGCGGGTGAGTCGGTGGGACGGTTGCGTTTTGAGGATTGTAGGTTGAACGAGGTCTTTTTGGAGGATGCGCCGTTGGAACTGGACAGGGAGGTTGAGAACGGTTTGCCGTTGCCGTCACGGGGGCGTGTCGATGAAGACATGGCGACGGTAGGCGTGGATAGGGGAGGGACTCGAAGGCGTTGGGGAGGATGCTCTGTTCGGTCGAAAAGTTGGAGAGCTCGAGAATGTCTAGAGGCAAAGGCGGTGGCAAGGGCGGGAGTTGGGCTTATCAGTGGCTAGCCCTAACTGGACAACTATTTTACAGTGACTGTATGAAGACATGAGGGAGATGGATGGgaatgaagatgagaatGTATTGATTATTATGTATAGCCTAGGAGTGAGGTATGTGACCAAGCAGATCGGAAATGGAGGCAAGGTTCGTGGTACTCgaagatatatatatctcgaTCCACCCGAGACGAAGCTGCAAACCAGTTCCCTCTTTAATTGACTACCTACGAATGTAGATGCCAACAACATACAAGCATGAATTCGTCACTAGATCTAATGGTACAGGCATCTGCTCTGAAAGCAGATAGATCAGTCTCCGTGTTCCGCACACCGACATTTTTCTCCTCGGTATATAATATAGCAACgcccttcaccttcttcaaACACCCTTTTCTCATTTCGCACCAGCCCGGcccttccccttcttcccaGGAGCCTTGCGACGTTCCCAAACCATCAAGTAGCCCTCGCGAGTGAACAGAGTCTCACTCTCCGCGCGCTTGACAAACAGATCCTGAATCTCGAGCCACTCAGCTCcacgctgctgctgctccgcaCCGCCACGCGCTGTTTCCGCCCCCATGGCCTTATcatggagctggacgagccATGACACTTTCTCGCtgccggcaccggcaccggcacccgAAGAGGGCGCTCCGGTGGAGCCGGAGGCTGCGTTGACGCCCTTGCCGGCTGCATCCTCGGTGGCACCCGGTGCTGCGACGgccgggtcgaggatgatatTTGCGACGAGGTCGTACATGATTGGTTCACCGGGTGGCCAGATGGATGGGTTTGGTTCGACGTAAGGTGACATATCGAGGGAGCGAGGCGAAGGGAAAGTGACGATGGTGGGGTTGCGTTCGGACACAAACCGGTTCTTGCTGAAGCGCTtgatgtggaagaggagataTGGTGGGAGGGGGTGGAGAAGCCGGTGACGCACGCGGTGGTCGAGCTTTTCGGATGCGGTGAGACCGTTGTATTTGTTGAGGAGCGAGGTCAACGGGACCTGTGGGATGATGGACTCCCGGTTTGTTGACTGGAAGAGCGGTGTTGGGGGTAGGTCCAGCGTCAGGATGAGGAACGGGGTGGTCTGGCTGTTGATTGCGCCGGATTCTGTGAACACCAGGCGGGCGTTTTGGGTATCGGAGTGGGCAGTAATAGCTTGGCTTTCAATCCGGAGTTGACCCTGAAAGGCTGCCTGGATTACACTTGTTGGTGTTGAAGAGGGCTTTTTAGAACCGCCCAGGGTAAGATGCAAGTTGTTCAGGAACCAGGACATGAATTCCACCGGGTCGGATTGTTGGGTGAGGTTGAATCGTTTCGAAGACCGCATCGCAACCTCCTGCAGCAACTCATGCGGAGAGACATGGGACCGGAACGCCTTGGGATTCCACAGCTTGCGAACCAGGGTGCTAAATCGAATTGGCAACTGGGGAGTGCCAGGTGTCGAGAATTCGTTCAGGAGGAAGTAGTTGCGGATGGGTGCGACGTGTGCCAGAAGCTGAACGACAACGTTCAAATAGTCGTTGGCTTTGATGTTGTTCATGCCAACAAACCCAGGTCGGTAACGGGCTCCAGACAGATCCCAGGCATCGTGAACCTCTTTGTCGAGCTTCACGACCTCCTCCTTAGAGAAGTGTGGGTCTACCACATATTTGATATCATCCAAACTCTTGTTCTTGACCTCATAGCCCTCCGGCAGGACATAAACCTTCTTCGTGCCCATATTGACGAAGACATGATGCCCGACTTCGAGCGCGTGAAAGTACGCATGCGATTTGGGCCCGCGACCTTGAAAGTATTTGCCACACACGAGGCATGCGTAGACATTGATATTAGACAGGCTAACCGAGCACAGCTTCTCGAAATCGAAATCCAGCACTCCGCggttgatggtgtcgagATAGAGGTCGCCGTAGCCTTCCATGGGTGCGCTTTGCCGCTTCGGAGCGCTGACCGCAGGGGCATCGTCGTCAATATCCGACGCGCCACCggcctcgtcttccttcAGTTCCTCGCCTTCGATATCTGCTGCAGCCAGACTGTTTGCGCCGTTGCGATCGTCCTGCTCCAATTCCTGGCCCCGTCCTCGATGTGCGAGCCCTGCGCCATTGCGGGCGTCGGCGATGTCGTCCTCGACGCGCGCTTTCTTTGAAGCGGGAGAGCCGGAAAAATCCTGCTCAAGAGGCAGCTCAGCTGGTCTCTTCGACATTGCGAGGTGTGAAGGAAGAAACGAAGGCTGTCTAACTGCGGCCGAGCTTGACGGCACCAGATGCAAACAGGACAAACGGGACAAACAAAGCAAACATGAAGAAACAACCAGAAGCAGACGAGGACGTTGATATTATTGTCATGCTCTACGCCCAGTCATTACCTATATGTTTATGTATCTACAACTCTACGCATAGTCCTTGCATCGTACCATTGAAAGATTATCCCGTAATCCAAAGAAATAAAGTCATCGGATATGATACACCAAGTTACGCCGGACGAACAATCTTGTCGTTATCAAAGTCCACCACCTGCACGCCGTCCTTGGTCACGACCTTGACCAAAACCTGTAGAACATCAAGTTAGTCGCGGATCCAACAAATAGTGGTGGGAAGAGCAACATACTCCCTTGAAGTCAATCGGTAGTCTGCGCTTGAGTTCGTCTGTGCACATATCTAGGAGCTTGAGGCCTTCATCGAGCGAGATTTCGGGGTGATGGTGTTTGtcaagaagagagaggcAGTAGTATCTGGGATCGAGTCAGTATGGGGAGTCTCCACTGGCAACTCGATCCGCGAGAGGCAGGTTCAAACGTACTGGGCATAGCCATGTGCGGCATAGGGCACTTCGGCCAACGACGCCAGGTAGTCCAGCCAATACAGGTGTGGTTTCTCGGAGATTGGGTCCACTccgccgagcagcagattgACAGTGTAGGGACTCCGCGACCTCAGGCTGCGGGCCAATTCGCCCCGGACAAAGTTGGCAACGGCAGCGGGGCTCAGTTCGGTATCGTTACGCATCGAGTACAGTTGGATGTTGGCCTGGATAAACTCGGCGAATTGCACTGATCATGGTCATCTCTCGTCAGCACACCCTGGCTAGCTGGCACGTCATGGAAGGGCTACCGACCCGTgtctccagcttctcctgAGAAAGCCATGAGCGTGCTCTTGTTCAGTTGTTTTGTCTTGtcatcctcggccttgagAATCGTCGGGCCACGCATTGCGGCCTTGGATGCGGCAAGAATGACGAAGTCCTTGCCGGTGATGCCCAGAAGAACCTCCCTAGAAACAGGGCGGGTGGTTAGCAATCGAGACCCAACTGAAGCTGAGATCCAGCAGCTTACATGTTTGCGATGAACACAGCTCAGACAGAACCAGCAGtgtgagaaggagaaagggCGGGATGGAAGATGCGGAGGCAGGTGATGGATGGGCCCTGACGCGGCGAGCTTGACGCCTGGAGCTCACGGTGCTGACTCAGCCGCCGCcgggcagaaaaaaaaaagttgcaCTTCCCGCAACTCACAGTGTTTGGCACTTCCCACTGCGATCAATTCGACCGGGCAAGTCAATCCGTGCGGTCGCCATGTCTTCCTTCTTTACGGTCCCCGCTTCTCAGCGCAagcggaagagagaagacCGCGCCGCAGCCCCAGCATCGAAGAAACGAGGTGTGGATGCTCAAACTGATGGCGCAGATCGACGAGCCCGAGAAAGAGATGAATCGATCTCGGGAAGTGacctggatgaagatgaggataATTCGAATTTGGGGGAGTCGGCCGAGGAGAGTGGTTCAGACTCTGATGACGGCGAAACGGCAGCAGACCGCAGACTGAAACTGGCGGAACGATACCTCGACAACgttcgagaagaagtggatgaAGTTGGGTTTGATGCAGCAGAGATCGATCGGGACTTGATCGCAGAGCGACTAAAACAGGATGTGGTATGTGGTTGCTCTTTTTCAAAATTgaaaaatggaaaaaaaTTTGAGCCACTAACTGACGGCGATTGATCAGGACGAATTCAAAGGACGCACGTTCCGGCAAATCGCTTCTCAACTTTCATTTCCCGCGGCACCTCATTCATTTTTCCGTTCAGATACCCAGTCGACCACTTCCATCGCAGTCTCCCCGCCATATGCATACACAGTCTCAAAGGATAAGACTTTGATCAAATGGGAACTGGCGACCCCTAAAGCGCCAGAGGCCGCTGAGACGAACGGCCAAAGCGAAAAATCAAAACGGCCTCCACGCCCTCAGCGGAAGAAGCCTAAGAGAGTACGGTACGCTCGGGGCATGCGCAAAGTTGCAGAGACGGGCGAAGAGCAGGGACATACAGGAAGTATCTTGGCTGTGGCAGTCTCGCCGTCTGGGAAATTCGTGGCTACGGGTGGAGCAGACAAGAAACTGATCATTTGGGATGCGGAAACGTTGACACCTACCAAAACCTTCACACACCATCGCGACTCCGTCAGCGGTCTAGCGTTCGTCCGACACCTTTCCACCATGACTTCTGGGGAGCAACTGTTTTCAGGGTCCTTTGACCGGACTATCAAGACCTGGTCCATTAGCGGTGCAGGCCATGCCTACGTCGAAACGTTGTTTGGTCACCAAGACTCCATTCCCGGCattgcagccatggcaatCGACCAATGCGTCAGCGCCGGAGCTCGGGACCGCACAGCTCGACTGTGGAAGGTCGTGGACGAGACACAACTGGTGTTCCGTGGCGGCGCTTCGAAGCACGCCCCGTATCCCGACAACAACATCGACTGTATTGCACCTCTCCCACCCTCCCACTTTGTCACTGGTTCCGACTCCGGCTCGATTTCGCTGTGGTCGATCCACAAAAAGAAACCACTTCATACCATTCCCCTGGCGCACGGCCTGGACCCAATCCCGCCGTTGGATCAATGGTCTCCAGAGGTTGATGAAAAGGTCGCCGCTCTCAATGCTCGATACCTGCGTCCCTCGCCTCGGTGGATCACCGCACTGGCCACTCTTCCAGGGACGGATATTGTGCTCAGCGGCAGTTGGGATGGTTGGATCCGCGCATGGCGTATCTCCGATGACAAGAAGACGATCATTCCGCTAGGTCCCATCGGCTCGGGATCTGGCGGCCAAGGGACTCCCGATACACCCTCGCGGCAGCTGAATCAGTCCCTCACACTTGATAGTACGCTGCCAGAGTCAGACCACATGATCGTCGATCAAGAATCCCCAAAAGAAGAGCCCGAGCCTTTGGTCAAGGGCGTGATCAATGACATTGCTGTGTTCGAGCGTCGCCCCGAGACCCTGCCCGGCCAGTCCAAGCCGATTTCGGACACCGAACCCAGTGGTCTCTGTGTCGTTGCTGCTGTGGGGAAAGAGCACCGACTGGGTCGCTGGAAGTGCTACGCCAACAACTACCATGAGGGCAGTGCGCCGGACGGCCGCAACGGGGCTATCGTGTTTGAGGTCCCCTTTGCCCCCAaagctgctgccgccgaaTGAACTGCATGAACCTCGGGGAAAAGATAAAGAAACTAGAGCGTTGCTGGAATTGGAGGGTGTCTCTGGCGTCTGTCTCTACTTGTGCATGTACTTCTACCATCCCCGGCATATACTTACGGTGTTTTCATTTCGACTGTATAACTTTAGTTTGCATACAACCCATTTGCCTTTTGCAATGTACACATGTGCGCACTGGATAATGCCTGGCACGCCTTGGCTGGCTCTTTGTCTCAGTTTTAAAAAGTAAAATTTAGTGCTCGCCCCTCGCTCTCTGAGACAAACGAGGATGCCCCTGAGCGGGGCTTAAGGAGACTTTCATTGGGACGGGTAGAGGAAACTAGCTCCCGAAGCAATAGAGTTTTCTGTGAGATCGACAGGACTGCAGCAAATTAGCAAGAGTTATAACGGTATCAAGTTAAAGTCAAGCATGAGCATCATGATTGGGCTCTAACGCTTCACTTATCTCTCTTTCATCGACTAGTCACAAGATCGACATGACCAAACTTTTGCGTCAAGTTTACACAGATGCCTTTACGTATACGGGATGCATTTTTCTTATATCGAGAGTGTGAGTGATATTACTGTATACTACCGAGACTGCGTTCGAATGTCCTTCTACAGTAACAGACTGTCGGCTGACCGATCGCGTGCCtcgcaccaccacccagatcCTACCCACAGGCACCATAGCTCTCTGCAAACATTTGATGCGGTGTTATAGCTCAAAAGTCGGCCTTAATGATGTCTGCAGCCTTTTCTGCAACAGCGAACACAGTGGACTGAATATTTCCCCGGGGAATCAGAGGGAATATACTAGCATCGACCACCCGCAGATTCTTGGTGCCATACACGTTGAGACGAGAATCAACAACACCGCCCTTCTCACGCGGCATCATCGCAGCGGTACCAATAACATGGTAGTGGGCAACGATCCGATCCCGAGCCAATTCTCGAGCTGTTTCAAGAGTGATATCCCGCGAGGAGTTCTGTAAGCGCCGGCCATCTGCCTTGAGAAGAGAGGCCATTGGCTCAGTCCACGCAAGAGTCTCCAGCCAGCGAACGTGACGCGCATGAAGTTCCAGGTCCAGTGGATGAGCGAAGAAGCATGGGTCAAAGGTCGGATTGGCCTTGGGATCGGAGGAGGCGATATGGACATTACCGCGCGAGAAAGGACGGTTCAAAACTGAAACAATGCTTATGAAATTCTCCGGCTCCAGCATGCCATAGAGTCCCTTGGGGCTCGGTCCTTTCTCCGGCAAGACCTGGAATGGCGCCAAGGTGTATTGACCGGTGGgctcatcctcgtcttcgagCATCTGACGAAGCACATTGTATTGTGCCGTGAGGCTCGGCGAAAGATCTTTCTCTTGCGAATACTGTTCTATGATGGATTTTAATTCGCCGTCTTTGAGCTCCGCGAGGTTTGTATACGAGGACGGCAGAGCACACAGGCCAAGTGGCCCTGCACCTGATCCTTGCCAagctgccatggcggcgCCTGCCACCGCAGGATCTCGCAGTGCCTCGGCGGTGGGCTGCCCATCCGCGACCTCCCAGCTGAATGGCACAAAGCCGTGCTCTTGGAGGTTCTCTCCAACGTTCTCATTCTCCACAATCGGGTCAATGCCATGGGACCGGAGAAGGGAGCCGTTGCCAATACCGGATAGCTCCAGCAAGTGCGGTGTTTTAACAGTACCGGCGGCGAGAATAACCTCACGCTTGGCGGCTACCGTTTGCTGGATGCCATCCTTGCCAATGAATTGAATCCCAGTAGCCACAACATCCTCACCACTGGTGTTATCAAGGACAATTTTCTCCACATAGGCTTCCGTGATAACACGGAGGTTTGGTCGCTTGGCCACCTCCTCGTTGTAGTATGTCACGCCAGCATGGCTGCGTTGTCTGGTAGTGGGGTGAATACTCCCCGGGCCAACAAAGGCTCCTTTCGCGACACCGGACATGGGATCGCCCGTGATCTGTAAGTTAAGGTTCTCGAACACCTTTGGCCAAGCTCCAACGAAAGGCGGGAATGGACCATCGCCAAAGGAGACCTGAAGTGGGCCGGAGCTGCCCTGGACCACCTGGTCGATATACTGCAGAGACAGTTCCTCCTTGACCTGGGCAGAAGGCGGACTAAATGTCTG from Penicillium psychrofluorescens genome assembly, chromosome: 5 carries:
- a CDS encoding uncharacterized protein (ID:PFLUO_008077-T1.cds;~source:funannotate), encoding MSKATVKPTFEASRTLRPIYTGGSTALDATGRILLTCVGEDALIVDLDTGDQLASLEGDGEIITSLAITPSASHAIVCSRSMSMRIYSLSPFDETSQSIEAELRRTLKPHTAPVVTTAVDPTGTLLATGGADGSIKVWDIRGGYVTHTFHGHGGVISALCFFEVSAPDSATKKKSKRRSDEDADMEDFASTAGFRLASGSEDGKVRVWDLHKRKSIASLESHVSLVRSLSFSPTENALLSASRDKTVIVWDAKTWKTRRIIPVLESVEAATFIADSGLCVVGGENGKLRVWDCNRGSEVTHDQEAGEEFEAIVAIQYSPGLSFAMTVHADQTLRLHSLELLSDYQPGSTLEPLTIIRRISGNDDEIIDLAYVGPDRSMLALATNTESIRVVSVGPSEDRSTGQGEEFFGADITNLEGHDDIIICIDADWSGHWLATGAKDNTARLWRLDPKSSSYTCFAVFTGHAESLGAIALPRVPPPAGSAAYNDPLNHPPSFLMTGSQDRTIKRWDTGKLPPLKGEKAHSPKAVYTRKAHEKDINAIDIDSASALFASASQDRTVKIWSVEEGSAVGILRGHKRGVWSIRFAPPKTPVISSETGTSTNRGLAVTASGDKTVKLWSLSDYSCILTFEGHTNSVLKVLWLPPPQVSTNKDGEENQDDDDDEEAATASTHKSAAQTRPLIASAAADGLVKIWSPYTGELETTLDNHTDRVWALASPTPSGSRSDVKPTSSKVNTTPYALVSGSADSTVTFWSDTTSATYTATVNASAERVEQDQQLQNYVRAGQYREAITLALQLNHPARLLSLFTAAVNAAEDPTLPAEDRARAANSLTGNPSIDEVLQSLDAANLRSLLLRLRDWNTNARTSRVAQRILFALFRSYPASTFVELAAQSVRGKNGRAAAGLKDILQALSAYTERHYRRVEELVDDSFLVEWVLGEMDGGVGLGALTNGVNGDSEEAHEKDVVMLEA
- a CDS encoding uncharacterized protein (ID:PFLUO_008078-T1.cds;~source:funannotate); the protein is MSSSTRPRDGNGKPFSTSLSSSNGASSKKTSFNLQSSKRNRPTDSPAPGSRSLARRPHKLGHGGDSSDEDDSAPVHEEIAGFDTHTGGVLAADGQAVKKDNEPLVIPVASKNNWRDRPGVNTKKSKKNLLPREVQAMQEAERNGQAPGGNGGAAVETEGPSMAFGLSFAAQKPAESGGDSAVEDQAMPDAKPILPPPIEESKPLTDDQKALQALISESKGEAPERRTDLVIESQQKAQEEDDEEEEHGRYDEASSFRTDVASRPDSATLDAYDTIPVEQFGAALLRGMGWKDGQAIGRGQYGTSATADRDRANKPRVPERRPGFLGIGAKDASGGKGAEAELGAWGKSAMRKASRKQGDADAEGGNTEGVYMPIMMRNRKTGEHITEEELAAMQKEAKSKPTTEDDWRERRDRNLEKSGRDKDRDREYRRRDYDDDHEERHGRRNGSSRRDRSLSSGRQSSSRRSRYDDDGGREDRSRRDRDRRRDRDDDRDRRRDSGRDRDRERERDRDTDRSQRHGDDRSSKSRRDRDRDRDRDRDSRRSRRDD
- a CDS encoding uncharacterized protein (ID:PFLUO_008079-T1.cds;~source:funannotate), with product MSKRPAELPLEQDFSGSPASKKARVEDDIADARNGAGLAHRGRGQELEQDDRNGANSLAAADIEGEELKEDEAGGASDIDDDAPAVSAPKRQSAPMEGYGDLYLDTINRGVLDFDFEKLCSVSLSNINVYACLVCGKYFQGRGPKSHAYFHALEVGHHVFVNMGTKKVYVLPEGYEVKNKSLDDIKYVVDPHFSKEEVVKLDKEVHDAWDLSGARYRPGFVGMNNIKANDYLNVVVQLLAHVAPIRNYFLLNEFSTPGTPQLPIRFSTLVRKLWNPKAFRSHVSPHELLQEVAMRSSKRFNLTQQSDPVEFMSWFLNNLHLTLGGSKKPSSTPTSVIQAAFQGQLRIESQAITAHSDTQNARLVFTESGAINSQTTPFLILTLDLPPTPLFQSTNRESIIPQVPLTSLLNKYNGLTASEKLDHRVRHRLLHPLPPYLLFHIKRFSKNRFVSERNPTIVTFPSPRSLDMSPYVEPNPSIWPPGEPIMYDLVANIILDPAVAAPGATEDAAGKGVNAASGSTGAPSSGAGAGAGSEKVSWLVQLHDKAMGAETARGGAEQQQRGAEWLEIQDLFVKRAESETLFTREGYLMVWERRKAPGKKGKGRAGAK
- a CDS encoding uncharacterized protein (ID:PFLUO_008080-T1.cds;~source:funannotate) — translated: MRGPTILKAEDDKTKQLNKSTLMAFSGEAGDTVQFAEFIQANIQLYSMRNDTELSPAAVANFVRGELARSLRSRSPYTVNLLLGGVDPISEKPHLYWLDYLASLAEVPYAAHGYAQYYCLSLLDKHHHPEISLDEGLKLLDMCTDELKRRLPIDFKGVLVKVVTKDGVQVVDFDNDKIVRPA
- a CDS encoding uncharacterized protein (ID:PFLUO_008082-T1.cds;~source:funannotate), whose amino-acid sequence is MASIDTSSLADLRQQYDYIVVGGGTSGLVVANRLTENPAISVLVLEAGGNRVNDPRIAAPGLAASTYFDPDFDWCITSPPQKALNGRCIAEPRGRTLGGSSAINLGMVIYPSRADLNSWEQLGNEGWNWDSVSPYLKKSQTFSPPSAQVKEELSLQYIDQVVQGSSGPLQVSFGDGPFPPFVGAWPKVFENLNLQITGDPMSGVAKGAFVGPGSIHPTTRQRSHAGVTYYNEEVAKRPNLRVITEAYVEKIVLDNTSGEDVVATGIQFIGKDGIQQTVAAKREVILAAGTVKTPHLLELSGIGNGSLLRSHGIDPIVENENVGENLQEHGFVPFSWEVADGQPTAEALRDPAVAGAAMAAWQGSGAGPLGLCALPSSYTNLAELKDGELKSIIEQYSQEKDLSPSLTAQYNVLRQMLEDEDEPTGQYTLAPFQVLPEKGPSPKGLYGMLEPENFISIVSVLNRPFSRGNVHIASSDPKANPTFDPCFFAHPLDLELHARHVRWLETLAWTEPMASLLKADGRRLQNSSRDITLETARELARDRIVAHYHVIGTAAMMPREKGGVVDSRLNVYGTKNLRVVDASIFPLIPRGNIQSTVFAVAEKAADIIKADF
- a CDS encoding uncharacterized protein (ID:PFLUO_008081-T1.cds;~source:funannotate); translation: MSSFFTVPASQRKRKREDRAAAPASKKRGVDAQTDGADRRARERDESISGSDLDEDEDNSNLGESAEESGSDSDDGETAADRRLKLAERYLDNVREEVDEVGFDAAEIDRDLIAERLKQDVDEFKGRTFRQIASQLSFPAAPHSFFRSDTQSTTSIAVSPPYAYTVSKDKTLIKWELATPKAPEAAETNGQSEKSKRPPRPQRKKPKRVRYARGMRKVAETGEEQGHTGSILAVAVSPSGKFVATGGADKKLIIWDAETLTPTKTFTHHRDSVSGLAFVRHLSTMTSGEQLFSGSFDRTIKTWSISGAGHAYVETLFGHQDSIPGIAAMAIDQCVSAGARDRTARLWKVVDETQLVFRGGASKHAPYPDNNIDCIAPLPPSHFVTGSDSGSISLWSIHKKKPLHTIPLAHGLDPIPPLDQWSPEVDEKVAALNARYLRPSPRWITALATLPGTDIVLSGSWDGWIRAWRISDDKKTIIPLGPIGSGSGGQGTPDTPSRQLNQSLTLDSTLPESDHMIVDQESPKEEPEPLVKGVINDIAVFERRPETLPGQSKPISDTEPSGLCVVAAVGKEHRLGRWKCYANNYHEGSAPDGRNGAIVFEVPFAPKAAAAE